The window TTCGGCTCGGTACTGCCCTGCCTCAGGGGGCCCATATCTTGCAAAACACGCACCGGCTGCGTGTCACAAATCTCCCTCGCCTTGCGCTGACAGGTCTCAGCCCCTTCGAACACGCCAAAGCAATCGACGCGATATGCCTTTTCGCCGTTCGGCAGATTCAACGACCATGAGCTGTACGTCGGCCCCGATGCCGACGTACAACCCGTCAGCACCACTGCTGCAGCTACAAGAAATTTCGCTCTTGCTGTTTGAAACATCGAAATGACCTCTGCGTTCATAGGAGCGGTTGGTTTTTGCCCAATCACCACTGGTAACCAATACCCACGCCATAGGCGTAACCATCACTACTCGCACTCGCACCGGCGCGCAGCTTCAAATTCTCCGTAAGGCGGGCAGTAAATCCGAGAGCCACCGCGTGATAACCCTCGTACCCGCCGGTCGCGATGCCAACCGCGATCGTCTTGCCCTGGTCAACGTCCGGAATCATAGTGAGCGCAGTCGCTCCAGCCACACCTGAGTAGGCCTTGCGCGCCACGTTGTTAACCGTTCCGCCCAACGAATTCAGCTGCGACATATTCACGGCGTCCGTCGGATTAACGCCCGGAGCCACGTTCGTGATGCGTCGCTCGTTGTTCGGCGCGCCGACCGATACGGTGTTCGGCTGATTCGCGATCGAATTCGACCCGAGCGCCACCGAATTCGCCGCGCTTGCCGTGGCGTTGGTGCCGATCGCCACGGCATTCGCACCCGAGACGACCGATTTCGCGCCGATGACGGTTGCGCCTTCCGACATTGCGCTCGCACCGTTGCCGATCGCCACGGCGTTCGTGCCCGTCGCGGTTGCATTCGGCCCCAATGCCATCGAATCCACGCCGGTCGCGCCGCTGTTGTCGTAGTTTCCGCTTTGTGTTCCACCATCGTTGACACTGTAGTAATGCGTCCGTGTCGTCGAAACAGTAGTGGAAAGCGACGCGATGCCGGCTGCAGTCGACGTGGACAACGAGGTGACCGCACTGTTGGTCGTGCTCAGGCCCGTCGACAGCGAACTGACACCGGTCGACAACGAGTTGGCCGTCGTGGACGTCGAGGTCGACAGCGACGCGATCGAGCTGTTCGTCGAAGACAGGCCAGTCGACAGCGAGCTGATTCCCGTGGAGGTCGAGGTCGACAGGCTCGACATGTTGCTGCTGGCCGTGCTCAGGCTCGTCGACAGCGAGGTCCCCGACGTGGACAGA is drawn from Trinickia violacea and contains these coding sequences:
- a CDS encoding YadA family autotransporter adhesin, with product MAIGNGASAMSEGATVIGAKSVVSGANAVAIGTNATASAANSVALGSNSIANQPNTVSVGAPNNERRITNVAPGVNPTDAVNMSQLNSLGGTVNNVARKAYSGVAGATALTMIPDVDQGKTIAVGIATGGYEGYHAVALGFTARLTENLKLRAGASASSDGYAYGVGIGYQW